One genomic segment of Ignavibacteriota bacterium includes these proteins:
- a CDS encoding HAD family hydrolase encodes MKNKAVFLDRDGTINYDSGYIGNPNLIKLYPGVAEGIKKLKNNFSFRIFVISNQSGITRGIISYSDVEKVNERINQILLEQNTKVDKFYFCPFHPDFDSQELTKCRKPSPEMVFNAANENEIDLSKSFFIGDREVDIECAHNSGVTSILIQNTLSSEEINKLKNSKNSPNFVASNFQNAVDFIERFLNGEIVEQTN; translated from the coding sequence ATGAAAAATAAAGCAGTTTTTTTAGACCGAGATGGAACAATTAATTATGATTCGGGGTATATTGGAAATCCAAATTTAATTAAGTTGTATCCCGGTGTTGCGGAAGGAATAAAAAAACTTAAAAATAATTTTTCATTTAGGATTTTTGTTATTTCAAACCAATCGGGAATTACAAGAGGCATAATTTCTTATTCCGATGTTGAAAAAGTGAACGAAAGAATTAATCAAATTTTATTAGAACAAAATACAAAAGTTGATAAATTTTATTTTTGTCCATTCCATCCGGATTTTGATTCACAAGAATTAACAAAATGCAGAAAACCTTCACCGGAAATGGTTTTTAACGCAGCAAATGAAAATGAAATTGATTTATCAAAATCTTTTTTTATTGGCGATAGAGAAGTTGATATTGAATGTGCGCACAATTCCGGTGTAACTTCAATTCTAATTCAAAATACTTTAAGCAGTGAAGAAATTAATAAGTTGAAAAATTCTAAAAATTCGCCCAACTTTGTTGCTTCAAATTTTCAAAATGCTGTTGATTTTATTGAACGATTTTTAAATGGAGAAATTGTTGAACAAACTAATTAA
- a CDS encoding serine hydroxymethyltransferase produces the protein MYQYLANDKEIADVLKLEISRQSDYLELIASENFVSPAVLSAAGSILTNKYAEGYPGRRYYGGCEYVDMAEEIAINRIKKIFNAEYANVQPHSGSQANMAVFMTLLKPGDTFLGLDLAHGGHLTHGSPVNFSGKIYKAIGYSLNKETEELDYNVIENLAMKEKPKLIITGASAYSREWDYAKFREIADKVGAFLMCDMAHPAGLIAKNLLNNPLPYCDVVTSTTHKTLRGPRGGIILIGKDSENKLGIKTLKDDRLKLMSELFDSTVMPGIQGGPLMHIIMAKAVAFGEILQDSFQTYAEQVIKNAKVLADSLVQKGYKIVSGGTSNHLMLVDLSNKNVSGKKAEIALEKAGITVNKNMVPFDTKSPFVTSGIRIGTPAATTRGMKESEMKIIADIIDRAITNFENEEKLVDLKPEVKKLCSKFPLYSEFRN, from the coding sequence ATGTATCAATATTTAGCGAATGATAAAGAAATTGCCGATGTTTTAAAATTAGAAATTTCACGTCAATCAGATTATCTTGAACTTATCGCATCCGAAAATTTTGTGAGTCCAGCCGTCTTATCTGCGGCTGGTTCTATTTTAACAAATAAATATGCAGAAGGTTATCCGGGCAGAAGATATTACGGCGGTTGTGAATATGTTGATATGGCCGAAGAAATTGCTATCAATAGAATAAAAAAAATATTCAATGCGGAATATGCAAATGTACAGCCGCACAGCGGATCCCAAGCAAATATGGCTGTATTTATGACTTTACTCAAACCCGGCGATACTTTTCTTGGTTTGGATTTGGCTCATGGCGGACATTTAACTCACGGTTCTCCAGTTAACTTTTCCGGAAAAATTTATAAAGCGATTGGATATTCACTAAATAAAGAGACTGAAGAATTAGATTATAATGTTATTGAAAATTTGGCGATGAAAGAAAAACCAAAATTAATTATAACCGGAGCAAGTGCATATTCGCGAGAATGGGATTATGCAAAGTTTAGAGAAATTGCGGATAAAGTTGGCGCATTTTTAATGTGCGATATGGCTCATCCGGCTGGACTGATTGCAAAAAATTTATTAAACAATCCGTTACCTTATTGTGATGTTGTTACTTCTACTACACACAAAACTTTACGAGGTCCAAGAGGCGGAATTATTTTAATCGGAAAAGATTCTGAAAATAAATTGGGAATCAAAACTCTTAAGGATGATCGATTAAAATTAATGTCTGAATTATTTGACAGCACAGTTATGCCGGGAATTCAAGGCGGACCATTAATGCATATAATAATGGCAAAAGCTGTTGCATTCGGGGAGATTCTTCAAGATTCATTTCAAACTTATGCTGAACAAGTTATAAAAAATGCAAAAGTTTTAGCTGATAGTTTAGTTCAGAAAGGATATAAAATTGTTTCCGGCGGAACTTCAAATCACTTAATGCTTGTTGATTTATCTAATAAAAATGTTTCCGGCAAAAAAGCTGAAATTGCTTTAGAGAAAGCCGGAATTACTGTAAATAAAAATATGGTCCCGTTTGATACAAAAAGTCCGTTTGTAACAAGTGGAATTAGAATCGGAACTCCGGCAGCAACTACACGCGGAATGAAAGAATCGGAAATGAAAATTATCGCTGATATAATTGATAGAGCAATTACAAATTTTGAGAATGAAGAAAAACTTGTTGATCTAAAACCGGAAGTAAAAAAATTATGTTCAAAATTTCCGCTTTATTCAGAATTTAGAAATTAA
- the tatC gene encoding twin-arginine translocase subunit TatC — protein MSFLEHLEELRWRILYLLIGVTLGTILSWIFIDFLIDSVLLIPAKKANLNLQNLKPFGQLFIYFQVAVIGGFILSVPNVFYQLWKFISPALKKNERKYVSLIVIFSSLCFLAGITFAYFVMLPLTLTFAGQFGTTSIENNFAIDEYFSIIISVMLASGVIFELPMLSFFLTKLGILTPKFMRKYRKHSVVGILIVAAILTPGTDPVAQILLAIPLFLLYEISIFVSKFSMKNNIET, from the coding sequence ATGTCCTTTCTTGAACACCTTGAGGAATTAAGGTGGCGAATTCTTTATCTTTTAATTGGCGTAACTTTAGGTACAATTTTATCATGGATTTTTATCGATTTTTTAATTGATAGCGTTTTACTCATTCCCGCCAAAAAAGCCAATTTAAATCTTCAAAATTTAAAGCCTTTCGGACAATTATTTATTTATTTTCAAGTTGCAGTTATTGGTGGATTTATTCTAAGTGTTCCAAATGTTTTTTATCAACTTTGGAAATTTATTTCTCCCGCACTAAAAAAAAATGAACGTAAATATGTTTCGCTAATTGTAATTTTTTCTTCACTTTGTTTTTTAGCGGGAATTACTTTTGCGTATTTTGTAATGCTTCCTTTAACTTTAACTTTTGCCGGTCAATTTGGAACAACATCAATAGAAAATAATTTTGCAATCGATGAATATTTTTCAATAATAATTAGCGTTATGTTAGCTTCCGGCGTTATTTTTGAATTACCAATGTTATCATTTTTCCTAACTAAATTAGGAATTCTAACTCCAAAGTTTATGCGAAAATATAGAAAACATTCGGTTGTAGGAATTTTAATTGTTGCCGCAATTTTAACTCCCGGAACAGATCCGGTTGCACAAATACTTTTAGCAATCCCTTTGTTTTTATTATATGAAATAAGTATATTCGTTTCAAAATTTTCAATGAAAAATAATATTGAAACCTAA
- a CDS encoding polyprenyl synthetase family protein has protein sequence MKPNLSEISKPILNELEDFNLLFKKSLKSEVGIVDLVTKYILKQKGKKIRPILVLLSAKVIGDVNQKSLRGAILVELLHTATLVHDDVVDGAEKRRGLPSINAVWKNKVAVLMGDYLLSRGLLISLDSDDFDLLKIITKAVKRMSEGELLQIRKTHKLDIDEETYFRIISDKTASLLSTCCEIGAASSTNNDLYISALRNYGENLGKAFQIVDDILDYIGTSSIIGKPLGADIRDKKITLPLIHSLRTASKSESSAVIKLIKNVKTKNNINEILDFVNKYKGIEYSYNIAKSFISEAKESLKVFDESESKKSLELLLDFVLERKK, from the coding sequence TTGAAACCTAATCTTTCCGAAATAAGCAAACCAATTCTAAATGAATTAGAAGACTTTAATCTACTCTTTAAAAAATCTCTAAAATCTGAAGTTGGAATTGTTGATTTAGTTACCAAATATATTCTGAAGCAAAAAGGTAAAAAAATTCGACCAATACTTGTTTTGCTTTCTGCCAAAGTAATTGGAGATGTAAATCAAAAAAGTTTAAGAGGCGCAATTCTTGTTGAACTTTTACATACGGCAACTTTAGTTCATGATGATGTTGTTGACGGAGCAGAAAAAAGACGCGGACTTCCATCAATAAATGCAGTTTGGAAAAACAAAGTTGCAGTTTTAATGGGCGATTATTTGCTTTCAAGAGGTTTATTAATTTCTTTAGATAGTGATGATTTTGATTTGCTTAAAATAATTACAAAAGCTGTAAAGAGAATGTCGGAAGGTGAATTACTTCAAATAAGAAAAACACATAAACTTGATATTGATGAAGAAACTTACTTTAGAATAATTTCAGATAAAACTGCATCGCTGCTTTCAACATGCTGTGAAATTGGCGCTGCAAGCTCAACAAATAATGATTTATACATTTCTGCTTTGAGAAACTACGGCGAAAATTTAGGAAAAGCATTTCAAATTGTTGACGATATTTTAGACTATATCGGAACTTCTTCTATAATCGGAAAACCACTTGGAGCTGATATTCGAGACAAAAAAATTACACTTCCATTAATTCATTCACTTAGAACTGCATCAAAAAGTGAATCATCCGCAGTTATTAAACTTATCAAAAATGTAAAAACCAAAAATAATATAAATGAAATACTGGATTTTGTTAATAAGTATAAAGGAATTGAATATTCCTACAATATTGCAAAATCATTTATTTCCGAAGCAAAAGAATCTTTAAAAGTATTTGACGAATCTGAAAGTAAAAAATCTTTAGAATTACTTTTAGATTTTGTACTTGAAAGAAAAAAATAA